One genomic segment of Hordeum vulgare subsp. vulgare chromosome 2H, MorexV3_pseudomolecules_assembly, whole genome shotgun sequence includes these proteins:
- the LOC123428559 gene encoding vegetative cell wall protein gp1-like, giving the protein MTCDNPGLSYSIPSATLPTRPTNHRPLVPLQRSHPCPSLTSLRHSSLPRAALTSPHRPSLHLARSARPPLAPSLSSTSLPHRISPCPRSLPWFHLARSHRGLSSPPLAPTLASPPSLAGSTTDRPSAAPEPPSPAPPTPSDPRATSPRHRTAEPPRPFPEPSSMPPTSPSITGAPPSPTSPRRPPLSPEHHHCTGYVVPACSSTAPPSLIEPATLHRWFW; this is encoded by the exons ATGACCTGTGACAACCCCGGATTAAGCTACAGTATCCCAT CCGCCACCCTCCCCACCAGACCCACCAACCACCGCCCCCTCGTCCCTCTCCAGCGCTCGCATCCCTGCCCCTCGCTCACATCCCTTCGCCATTCGTCTCTCCCCCGCGCAGCGCTCACCAGCCCCCATCGCCCATCGCTCCACCTCGCGCGCAGCGCTCGACCTCCCCTCGCTCCCTCGCTCAGCTCCACCTCGCTCCCCCATCGCATTTCCCCCTGCCCTCGTTCCCTCCCTTGGTTCCACCTTGCTAGGAGCCACCGTGGCCTCTCCTCGCCACCACTAGCACCCACCCTGGCCAGCCCCCCTTCCCTCGCCGGATCTACAACCGACCGACCCTCCGCCGCCCCGGAGCCTCCGTCTCCGGCGCCACCAACCCCGTCGGATCCACGCGCAACATCACCTCGCCACCGCACCGCCGAACCTCCTCGCCCCTTCCCTGAACCGTCGTCAATGCCCCCCACGTCGCCTTCCATCACCGGAGCTCCCCCGTCGCCCACGTCTCCCCGTCGTCCGCCTCTGTCACCGGAACACCACCACTGCACCGGATACGTTGTCCCCGCCTGCTCCTCAACGGCTCCACCGAGCCTCATCGAACCAGCCACCCTACACCGTTGGTTTTGGTGA